Proteins from a genomic interval of Arthrobacter sp. CAN_C5:
- the tmk gene encoding dTMP kinase, with protein sequence MTTPSPRRTSGLFIAFEGGDGAGKSTQAGLLAAALQERGLEVLRTREPGGTTIGEKLRSLVLDHGQGEIDPRTEALIFAASRAAHVHQAILPALSRGAVVVCDRYIDSSVAYQGAGRGLGTNSVLEVNLWAVEGLRPDLTVLLDVEPLEGRGRRVQNGAEDRLESEPDAFHALIRGAFLDRAAASPAQYLVLPARQPVEELATAILAAVEERLG encoded by the coding sequence GTGACTACACCTTCCCCCCGCCGCACGTCCGGGCTTTTCATCGCCTTTGAGGGCGGCGACGGTGCCGGCAAGTCGACCCAGGCCGGCCTGCTGGCTGCTGCCCTGCAGGAGCGCGGCCTGGAAGTGCTGCGCACCCGCGAGCCCGGTGGCACCACCATCGGCGAGAAGCTCCGGTCCCTGGTTCTCGACCACGGGCAGGGCGAGATCGACCCCCGCACCGAGGCCCTGATCTTCGCCGCGTCACGAGCAGCCCACGTCCATCAGGCGATCCTGCCCGCCCTGTCGCGTGGCGCCGTCGTTGTCTGTGACAGGTATATCGACTCATCGGTGGCGTATCAGGGGGCCGGCCGGGGGCTGGGCACCAACAGCGTCCTCGAGGTCAACCTGTGGGCCGTCGAGGGGCTGCGGCCCGACTTGACGGTGCTGCTCGACGTCGAGCCGCTCGAGGGCCGTGGCCGTCGCGTCCAGAACGGCGCGGAAGACCGGCTGGAGTCCGAGCCCGACGCGTTCCACGCCCTGATCCGGGGTGCTTTCCTGGACCGGGCCGCGGCTAGCCCTGCGCAGTACCTGGTGCTGCCCGCGCGGCAGCCCGTCGAGGAACTGGCGACGGCGATCCTCGCCGCCGTCGAGGAGCGCCTCGGATGA
- a CDS encoding alpha/beta hydrolase yields MRRFSPRRLATAAVVLSGALVLSGCQLLSPGSGDSPEVGVESAAPEVVGEVPADLEGFYTQVVQWELCEEAFACATIEMPLDYADPSRESIDVAVIRSDATGEAQGTVLVNPGGPGGSGVNIVRDALPFITSDRLREHYDVVGFDPRGVGQSSAVDCLTDEEREADRLEFLEPGIPDAEAFETLSAEAEEFAAQCAERTGELLGYIDTDSAARDLDILRAVVGDEQLNYLGFSYGSALGTAYAELFPTNTGRLVLDGAVDPSLSNEEITLGQARGFEAALRTFVADCQLSSECPLPSGVDQGVAVIQELFRSVEESPMTASDGRLVTIGTFFSGFILPLYENNNWPLLSAAIDQALQGDPTAMLELADLGAERGPDGVYATNSNAAFVAINCLDYPMTSDFEELNADAEELEEVSPTFGPYLAYGGVTCDAWEYGPVLEPAPASAPDAAPIVVIGTTGDPATPYDWSLALADQLETAVHVTWEGEGHTAYGRAGDCIGDLVDAYFVDGTVPEDGVRCD; encoded by the coding sequence GTGAGAAGATTTTCACCCCGCCGCCTGGCTACCGCCGCCGTCGTCCTGTCTGGCGCTCTGGTGCTCTCGGGCTGCCAGTTGCTTTCGCCCGGGTCAGGTGACTCGCCGGAGGTCGGGGTGGAGTCCGCCGCCCCGGAGGTGGTGGGCGAGGTCCCTGCGGACCTTGAAGGTTTCTACACCCAGGTAGTTCAGTGGGAGCTGTGCGAGGAGGCGTTCGCCTGCGCCACGATCGAGATGCCGTTGGACTACGCTGATCCCTCGCGTGAGTCGATCGACGTCGCAGTCATCCGCAGCGACGCAACGGGCGAGGCACAGGGCACCGTCCTGGTAAACCCGGGCGGCCCGGGCGGGTCCGGCGTCAACATTGTCAGGGATGCGCTGCCGTTCATTACCAGCGACCGGTTGCGCGAGCACTACGACGTCGTCGGCTTCGACCCGCGCGGGGTGGGGCAGTCCAGCGCCGTCGACTGCCTGACGGACGAGGAACGCGAGGCGGACCGGCTGGAGTTCCTGGAGCCGGGTATCCCGGACGCCGAGGCATTTGAGACGCTTTCCGCCGAGGCGGAGGAATTCGCCGCGCAGTGCGCTGAACGGACCGGCGAGCTGCTGGGCTACATCGACACCGACAGCGCAGCCCGTGACCTGGACATCCTGCGGGCCGTGGTGGGTGATGAGCAGCTGAACTATTTGGGCTTCTCCTACGGCAGCGCGCTCGGTACCGCGTATGCCGAGCTGTTCCCCACCAACACCGGCCGGTTGGTCCTTGACGGTGCCGTGGATCCGTCGCTGAGCAACGAGGAGATTACCCTGGGCCAGGCCCGAGGCTTCGAGGCCGCCCTGCGCACGTTTGTGGCTGACTGCCAGCTGTCCAGTGAGTGTCCCCTGCCGTCCGGGGTGGACCAGGGTGTCGCAGTGATCCAGGAGCTGTTCCGTTCGGTGGAGGAAAGCCCCATGACGGCCTCGGACGGGCGCCTGGTCACCATCGGCACCTTCTTCTCCGGCTTCATCCTGCCGCTCTACGAGAACAACAACTGGCCTCTGCTGTCCGCCGCGATCGACCAGGCACTGCAGGGCGACCCCACGGCCATGCTGGAGCTGGCCGACCTGGGCGCCGAGCGCGGGCCCGACGGCGTCTACGCCACCAACAGCAACGCGGCGTTCGTCGCCATCAACTGCCTCGACTACCCCATGACCAGCGACTTCGAAGAGCTCAACGCTGATGCCGAGGAACTCGAGGAGGTCTCCCCCACGTTTGGCCCGTACCTTGCCTATGGCGGCGTCACCTGTGACGCGTGGGAGTATGGCCCCGTGCTCGAACCCGCACCGGCGTCGGCGCCGGATGCCGCACCGATCGTGGTCATCGGGACCACCGGGGACCCGGCGACGCCGTACGACTGGTCGCTGGCCCTGGCCGACCAACTGGAGACCGCCGTGCACGTCACCTGGGAGGGCGAGGGCCACACCGCCTACGGCCGTGCAGGTGACTGCATCGGAGACCTGGTGGACGCGTACTTCGTCGACGGGACGGTGCCTGAGGATGGAGTGCGCTGCGACTAG
- a CDS encoding IS3 family transposase (programmed frameshift), whose product MARRHTPDQVIAKVRQGQKMLNDGRPMIEVIKELQVTEATWYRWLQQYGSEKNATQAKAVKDLEKENARLKKLLADQVLANDILNEVAPGKILSPEPRHRAVRMAQEKFGASERFACKVLGQNRSALRKGRPVVSFEEAQLRSDLRAVAGKHPAWGWRKARWHLLEQPQWDGVALNKKRVRWLWRLEGLTCKPKARKKRRTGPGAGEHKRLRAEYPMHVVSFDFQSDVTSCGRHIRFFNVIDEYTRTALAIIPRRSFTSNDVVAVLEDIIAETGIVPTYVRSDNGPEFTAGALIDWCATAGVDTAFIDPGSPWQNGFAESFNAQFRREQLTGEIMDTMAEAKYLADEWKEIYNHERPHGSLDGLTPSRYWERWTAENQLAIA is encoded by the exons ATGGCACGTAGACATACCCCGGATCAGGTCATCGCGAAAGTGCGTCAGGGCCAGAAGATGCTCAACGACGGACGACCGATGATCGAGGTCATCAAAGAGTTACAGGTGACCGAGGCGACCTGGTATCGGTGGCTGCAGCAGTACGGGTCCGAGAAGAACGCCACCCAGGCCAAGGCCGTCAAGGACCTCGAGAAGGAGAACGCGCGACTGAAGAAGCTGTTAGCCGATCAGGTCCTGGCCAATGACATTTTGAATGAGGTGGCGC CGGGGAAAATTCTGAGCCCCGAACCACGTCACCGCGCCGTTCGTATGGCGCAGGAGAAGTTCGGGGCGTCCGAGAGGTTCGCCTGCAAGGTGTTGGGGCAGAACCGGTCAGCGCTGCGCAAAGGCCGACCCGTGGTCAGCTTTGAAGAGGCACAGTTGCGCTCTGATCTGCGGGCTGTTGCCGGCAAGCATCCGGCGTGGGGCTGGCGCAAGGCGCGCTGGCACCTGCTCGAGCAACCGCAGTGGGACGGCGTGGCGCTGAACAAGAAGCGCGTGCGCTGGCTCTGGCGCCTCGAAGGACTCACGTGCAAGCCCAAGGCGCGCAAGAAGCGCCGCACCGGTCCCGGCGCCGGCGAGCACAAGCGCCTGCGGGCCGAGTACCCGATGCACGTGGTCAGCTTCGACTTCCAATCCGACGTGACTTCCTGCGGTCGGCATATCCGGTTCTTCAACGTCATCGACGAATACACCCGCACCGCCCTGGCCATCATCCCGCGCCGGTCCTTCACCTCCAACGATGTGGTCGCAGTGCTGGAGGACATCATCGCCGAAACCGGCATCGTGCCAACCTATGTCCGATCGGACAATGGTCCGGAGTTCACCGCCGGCGCGCTGATCGACTGGTGTGCCACCGCCGGAGTCGATACCGCGTTCATCGACCCGGGCTCACCCTGGCAGAACGGATTCGCCGAATCATTCAACGCCCAATTCAGAAGGGAACAACTGACCGGAGAAATCATGGACACGATGGCCGAGGCGAAATACTTGGCCGACGAATGGAAAGAGATCTATAATCATGAACGACCCCACGGATCCCTCGACGGACTGACTCCGTCCAGATACTGGGAACGCTGGACCGCAGAGAACCAATTAGCTATCGCATAG
- a CDS encoding DNA polymerase III subunit delta': MSVWTFLMGQEPVVEQLKRAASADQPNHAWLFTGPPGSGRSNAARAFAAALLCDREPLDERGCGECRACRTALAGSHADITNVTTEKVTISIDEARELVRKAQDKPSTGRWRVIIVEDADRMQERSTNVLLKAIEEPPPRTIWLLCAPSPGDVLVTIRSRCRAVNLRLPPVQDVADLLVRRDGIDPATAEAAARAAQSHIGVAKRLATDDGARDRRNQIVRLPLDLKNVAGAMKAAADLVKLAEAEAQSSFEQRDAQEKAALLATLGAPESGTLPPAIRGQVKRLEDDQTRRAKRSKNDYFDRALTDLTSFYRDVLMLQVSSGRDLVNEPLRPELEAFARGGTPEGTLARIEAINKVRDRIVNTNVAPLLAIEAMAVSLLPEKDYTA, encoded by the coding sequence ATGAGCGTGTGGACCTTCCTGATGGGCCAGGAGCCGGTGGTCGAGCAGCTGAAGCGTGCGGCGTCCGCCGACCAGCCGAACCACGCCTGGCTGTTCACGGGCCCACCCGGATCGGGCAGGTCCAACGCAGCCCGCGCGTTCGCGGCGGCACTCTTGTGCGACCGGGAGCCCCTGGACGAGCGGGGCTGCGGGGAGTGCCGGGCGTGCCGGACAGCACTCGCCGGCTCCCACGCTGACATCACCAACGTCACCACAGAGAAGGTGACCATCAGTATCGACGAGGCCAGGGAACTGGTCCGCAAGGCCCAGGACAAGCCCTCTACCGGACGCTGGCGGGTCATCATCGTGGAGGACGCCGACCGGATGCAGGAACGCAGCACCAACGTGTTGCTCAAGGCGATCGAGGAGCCACCGCCCCGGACCATCTGGCTGTTGTGCGCACCCAGCCCCGGCGACGTGCTGGTGACCATCCGGTCGCGGTGCCGCGCCGTGAACCTGCGGCTGCCCCCGGTGCAGGATGTTGCCGACCTGCTGGTCCGCCGCGACGGCATCGACCCGGCCACCGCGGAAGCTGCCGCGCGGGCGGCGCAGAGCCATATCGGCGTCGCGAAGCGGTTGGCCACCGACGACGGCGCGCGGGACCGGCGGAACCAGATCGTCCGGCTGCCCCTGGACCTGAAGAATGTAGCCGGCGCGATGAAGGCCGCAGCGGACCTGGTGAAACTCGCTGAGGCCGAGGCGCAGAGCTCCTTCGAGCAGCGGGACGCCCAGGAGAAGGCTGCCCTGCTGGCGACGCTGGGCGCACCCGAAAGCGGCACCCTGCCGCCGGCTATCCGGGGGCAGGTCAAACGGTTGGAGGATGACCAGACCCGCAGGGCCAAACGGTCCAAGAACGACTACTTCGACCGTGCGCTGACCGATCTGACCTCGTTCTACCGGGATGTGCTGATGCTGCAGGTTTCCAGCGGGAGGGACCTCGTGAATGAGCCGCTCCGCCCCGAGCTGGAGGCGTTTGCCCGCGGCGGCACCCCCGAGGGGACGCTGGCGCGGATCGAGGCAATCAACAAAGTGCGCGACCGGATCGTTAACACCAACGTTGCACCGCTCCTGGCCATCGAGGCGATGGCCGTCAGTCTTTTGCCCGAAAAGGATTACACCGCGTGA
- a CDS encoding NAD(P)H-quinone oxidoreductase, with protein sequence MRAVVITEPGGPEVLSVSQVAAPPTEQGEVLIDVVAAGLNRADVQQRQGHYPPPAGAPEYPGLEVSGRVADPGASGFAVGDEVVALLAGGGYAEQVAVPAGQVLPVPAGVDLVAAAALPEVVATVYSNLFLTAQLQPGERVLIHGGSGGIGTMAIQLALAFGAIPIVTGGSAGKLEVARSLGAATCINYREQDFVAEVAAVTGGKGVDVILDVVGAKYLARNVESLATGGRLVVIGLQGGAKAELNLGALMTKRALVAGTTLRGRPVAEKASIMAAVRDHVWPLIASGSVAGMVDRTFPLDDVVAAHQYFDSGEHTGKILLTIDPAH encoded by the coding sequence TTGAGAGCAGTAGTCATCACTGAACCAGGTGGGCCGGAGGTGCTCTCCGTGTCCCAGGTGGCGGCACCCCCTACGGAGCAGGGCGAGGTGCTGATCGACGTCGTCGCCGCCGGATTGAACCGGGCCGATGTCCAGCAGCGTCAGGGCCACTATCCTCCGCCGGCGGGTGCGCCGGAGTATCCGGGTCTGGAGGTCTCCGGGAGGGTTGCTGATCCCGGTGCGTCGGGATTTGCCGTCGGGGACGAAGTGGTGGCGTTGCTGGCCGGCGGAGGCTATGCGGAGCAGGTAGCGGTACCGGCAGGCCAGGTGCTGCCTGTTCCCGCGGGCGTGGACCTGGTGGCGGCTGCGGCACTGCCGGAGGTGGTAGCCACTGTCTATTCGAACCTGTTCCTCACGGCACAGCTGCAGCCGGGGGAGCGGGTGCTCATCCATGGGGGCTCCGGCGGGATCGGGACCATGGCTATCCAGTTGGCGCTCGCGTTTGGAGCCATCCCCATCGTCACCGGAGGGTCAGCGGGGAAGCTTGAGGTCGCCCGCAGCCTTGGCGCCGCGACCTGCATCAATTACCGGGAGCAGGACTTTGTGGCCGAGGTGGCCGCCGTCACCGGAGGCAAGGGGGTCGATGTGATTCTCGACGTCGTCGGCGCCAAATACCTGGCGCGGAACGTCGAGTCCCTCGCGACTGGTGGGCGCCTGGTGGTGATTGGGCTGCAGGGCGGAGCGAAGGCCGAACTGAATCTTGGCGCCCTGATGACCAAGCGCGCCTTGGTGGCGGGCACCACCCTCCGGGGCCGTCCCGTGGCCGAGAAAGCATCCATCATGGCTGCAGTGCGGGATCACGTTTGGCCTCTGATCGCATCCGGGTCGGTTGCAGGGATGGTGGACCGGACCTTCCCGCTGGACGACGTCGTGGCGGCGCACCAGTACTTCGATTCCGGCGAGCACACGGGGAAGATCCTGCTCACCATCGATCCTGCCCATTGA
- a CDS encoding PLP-dependent aspartate aminotransferase family protein gives MTHHADHELAQDTIVVASGRPPREHDAPVNPPIVLSSTFHEAVDPAVGDRIYGRMSNPTWDPFEEALGQLEGAALPALVFSSGLGAAAAALSLVPTGGVVVMPRHAYAGSLSLADDEAARGRFALVRVDVADTDQVLATLDTADLLWLESPTNPMLEVADLRTLIAAAKAAGVTVVVDNTFNTPLVCKPLDFGADVVLHSVTKYLAGHSDVVLGALATSDAAVRTDLLKHRTLHGAIAGPFEVWLALRGLRTLALRVERSQANALYLADKLAQHPALTRVRFPGLATDPGHQRAADQLNGFGSIISIELADVAAAEALVAAVRLWLPATSLGGVESLIERRRRQPGEPATVPEALVRLSVGIENPEDLWADLEQALAPLRPGGDSTR, from the coding sequence ATGACCCACCACGCTGACCACGAGCTCGCCCAGGACACCATCGTGGTGGCCTCCGGACGCCCCCCGCGGGAGCATGACGCCCCGGTGAATCCGCCGATTGTCCTGTCCTCCACCTTCCACGAGGCCGTCGACCCTGCTGTGGGGGACCGTATTTACGGCCGCATGTCCAACCCCACCTGGGACCCGTTCGAGGAGGCCCTCGGCCAGCTTGAGGGTGCGGCCCTGCCCGCCCTGGTGTTCAGCTCCGGTCTTGGCGCCGCGGCGGCCGCGCTGTCACTCGTGCCGACGGGCGGCGTCGTCGTCATGCCCCGCCACGCCTACGCCGGTTCCCTCAGCCTCGCCGACGACGAAGCGGCGCGCGGCCGGTTCGCCCTCGTCCGGGTGGACGTCGCCGACACCGACCAGGTGCTCGCCACGCTGGACACAGCAGACCTGCTCTGGCTGGAAAGCCCGACCAACCCGATGCTTGAGGTCGCCGACCTCCGCACCCTCATCGCCGCTGCGAAGGCCGCCGGAGTGACAGTGGTCGTCGACAACACCTTCAACACGCCGCTGGTCTGCAAGCCGCTCGACTTCGGCGCCGACGTCGTGCTGCACTCGGTCACCAAGTACTTGGCGGGCCATTCCGACGTCGTCCTCGGCGCACTTGCCACCTCCGACGCCGCAGTCCGGACGGATCTGCTCAAACACCGCACCCTGCACGGTGCCATCGCCGGGCCCTTCGAGGTATGGCTGGCGCTCAGGGGGCTGCGTACGCTCGCGCTGCGGGTGGAACGGTCCCAGGCGAACGCGCTCTACCTGGCGGATAAACTCGCTCAGCATCCCGCCCTGACAAGGGTCCGCTTTCCCGGGCTGGCCACCGACCCCGGCCACCAGCGCGCCGCAGACCAGCTGAACGGGTTCGGCTCGATCATCAGCATCGAACTGGCGGATGTTGCCGCCGCCGAAGCCCTCGTTGCCGCCGTCCGCCTGTGGCTGCCGGCTACCTCACTGGGCGGCGTCGAGTCTTTGATTGAACGACGACGGCGGCAGCCGGGTGAGCCCGCCACCGTGCCGGAGGCGCTGGTCCGGCTGTCGGTCGGGATCGAGAATCCCGAGGATCTGTGGGCGGATTTGGAGCAGGCCCTCGCTCCGCTGCGACCAGGCGGCGACTCCACCCGATAG
- a CDS encoding GAF and ANTAR domain-containing protein: MSKVPPMEPDVHNVLLDMVMDTDDVSTFLTGLTQLAAATLTSKASGEVLCGLTLLRPRTMGTVASSSELAQRTDEIQYAFDDGPCLRAARENVVVHVPDIPHDTRFPHYRDAVAEHGLRSALGIPVPLVGESRAGLDFYSTEANAFDDDAVAAAETFALEASKSLRLAVRMAQLSDASKHLEAAMQSRTVIDLAAGIIMAQNRCSQNEAVEILKTASSARNIKLRDVASAVVASANQAPTTTHFDR, from the coding sequence ATGTCGAAAGTCCCCCCCATGGAACCGGACGTTCACAACGTCCTGCTGGACATGGTGATGGACACCGACGACGTGAGCACCTTCCTCACGGGGCTGACGCAGCTGGCCGCCGCCACCCTCACATCGAAAGCCTCCGGCGAGGTCCTGTGTGGGCTGACCCTGCTCCGGCCCCGCACGATGGGAACCGTTGCCAGCAGCAGCGAGCTGGCCCAGCGGACCGACGAAATCCAGTACGCCTTCGATGATGGACCCTGCCTGCGGGCAGCGCGGGAAAACGTGGTTGTTCATGTTCCGGACATCCCTCATGACACCCGCTTCCCTCATTACCGGGACGCTGTGGCCGAACACGGCCTCCGCTCTGCATTGGGAATTCCCGTGCCGCTGGTTGGTGAGTCCCGCGCCGGACTCGACTTCTACTCCACCGAAGCGAACGCGTTTGACGACGACGCCGTCGCGGCCGCCGAGACGTTCGCCCTGGAGGCCTCCAAGTCCTTGCGCCTGGCGGTGCGGATGGCCCAGCTCAGCGATGCCAGCAAGCATCTGGAAGCGGCGATGCAGTCACGCACCGTCATCGACCTGGCAGCTGGCATCATCATGGCCCAGAACCGGTGCTCCCAGAACGAGGCCGTCGAAATCCTGAAGACCGCCTCCAGCGCCCGCAACATTAAACTGCGCGACGTCGCCAGCGCCGTCGTGGCGTCGGCAAACCAGGCTCCCACCACCACGCACTTCGACAGGTAA
- a CDS encoding aldo/keto reductase: MTTSPNLSFHNGVTIPQLGYGVWQVDDNTAEDVVGRAFKAGYRHIDTAAAYQNEAGVGRAIANSGLDRSELFITTKLWNADQGYESTLKAFDTSMEKLGLEKLDLYLIHWLQPKQGKYLDTWKALIELQKQGRVTSIGVSNFTVEALQEIIDATGVVPVINQVETHPFFNQAELRAFHEDKGILHESWSPLGSGKGLLEDPTLVEIAAKHDATPAQVVLAWHLALGNVVIPKSVTESRIVENWDALDVTLDAGDLDAITALDKGADGRIGADPATADFA; encoded by the coding sequence ATGACTACCTCACCGAACCTTTCCTTCCACAACGGCGTCACCATCCCCCAGCTGGGTTACGGGGTGTGGCAGGTTGACGACAACACCGCCGAAGACGTCGTGGGGCGGGCCTTCAAGGCTGGCTATCGCCACATCGACACGGCTGCCGCTTACCAGAACGAGGCAGGTGTAGGCCGGGCGATCGCCAATTCTGGCCTCGACCGAAGCGAACTCTTCATCACCACGAAGCTGTGGAACGCCGACCAGGGCTACGAAAGCACCCTGAAGGCCTTCGACACCTCGATGGAGAAGCTCGGCCTGGAAAAGCTGGATCTGTACCTGATCCACTGGCTGCAGCCCAAGCAGGGCAAGTACCTTGATACCTGGAAAGCTCTCATCGAGCTGCAGAAGCAGGGCCGCGTAACCTCGATCGGTGTCTCGAACTTCACCGTTGAGGCACTGCAGGAGATCATCGACGCAACAGGCGTGGTCCCGGTCATCAACCAGGTGGAAACCCACCCGTTCTTCAACCAGGCCGAGCTGCGGGCGTTCCACGAGGACAAGGGCATCCTGCACGAGTCCTGGTCGCCCCTCGGGTCAGGTAAGGGGCTCCTCGAGGACCCCACCCTGGTGGAGATCGCTGCCAAGCATGACGCCACACCGGCGCAGGTTGTTCTGGCCTGGCACCTTGCGCTTGGCAACGTCGTAATCCCGAAGTCGGTCACCGAATCACGGATCGTCGAGAACTGGGACGCACTGGACGTCACGCTCGACGCGGGCGACCTCGACGCCATCACCGCACTCGACAAGGGTGCTGACGGCCGGATTGGCGCGGACCCGGCAACTGCCGACTTCGCCTAA